In Plectropomus leopardus isolate mb chromosome 20, YSFRI_Pleo_2.0, whole genome shotgun sequence, one DNA window encodes the following:
- the slc26a1 gene encoding sulfate anion transporter 1, protein MEEVTKVSPPLLERRARQRQPTVSVLKSKLKQNVTCSVPRVRSTLTGFFPVVRWLPKYKLREYVWGDVMSGLIVGIILVPQAIAYCLLAGVEPIYGLYTSFYANIIYFLMGTSRHVSVGIFSLMSLMVGQVVDKEMFLAGFDLNEDSTTSGPDVFNATLGTNVTAGGLHSVELMGMQCGKECYSISIAAALTFLAGIYQVLMAVFRLGFVSVYLSAPMLDGFATGASFTILTVQAKYLLGLKIPRHQGYGTVVVTWINIFANIHKTNLCDLITSAICISVLVAGKEIQERYKDRLKIPLPTELVVVAGATLASHFGELNSNYSSSVSGHIPTGFIPPQMPSFSLMPQLALDAIPLAVISFAFTVSLSEMFAKKNGYTVRPNQEMLAIGFCNIIPSFFHCFTTSAALAKTMVKDSTGCQTQVSSLISALVVLLVLLFFAPYFYALQKCVLACIIIVSLRGALRKFKDVPAKWRASRNDAIVWLVTMSATALISVEMGLLVGVVFSMICIIFKTQNPKVSLLGRANDSNLYEDVEEYKNLMLPPRVHIFRFQAPLYYANKDSFLRSLYKAVGVEPFLELTKRRKAEKKAKEMSLKQAKANGDKNNGEVVVGLIQRELDFHTIVLDCSAMPFIDSTGMATFKGLVKEYKEIGVNVLLANCNTSVIDTLQKGQCFGKNDEDMSSLLFHTVHAAVLHANSTSAAAESRSEDSVV, encoded by the exons ATGGAGGAGGTCACCAAGGTCTCACCACCTCTCCTGGAACGTCGGGCTCGACAGCGTCAGCCGACAGTTTCAGTCCTCAAATCCAAGCTGAAGCAGAATGTGACCTGCTCTGTGCCCAGAGTCCGATCCACCCTGACCGGGTTCTTCCCTGTTGTGCGCTGGCTGCCCAAATACAAGCTCAGAGAGTATGTATGGGGCGACGTGATGTCTGGGTTGATCGTTGGTATCATCTTAGTACCACAGGCAATTGCGTACTGTCTGCTAGCAGGAGTGGAGCCCATCTATGGTTTATACACTTCATTTTACGCCAACATCATCTACTTCCTCATGGGGACGTCCAGACATGTCTCTGTTGGGATCTTCAGCCTCATGAGCCTCATGGTCGGACAG GTGGTGGATAAGGAGATGTTCCTGGCAGGTTTTGACCTCAATGAGGACTCCACAACATCTGGCCCTGATGTATTTAATGCCACACTGGGTACTAATGTCACAGCTGGTGGACTTCACAGTGTGGAGCTCATGGGTATGCAGTGCGGAAAGGAGTGTTACTCCATCAGCATTGCTGCTGCCCTCACATTCCTGGCTGGCATCTATCAG GTCTTGATGGCCGTGTTCCGGTTAGGATTCGTCTCGGTCTATCTTTCAGCTCCAATGCTCGATGGTTTTGCCACAGGAGCCTCTTTTACCATCCTCACTGTGCAAGCGAAATACCTCTTGGGTCTAAAGATTCCCCGTCACCAGGGCTATGGCACAGTTGTCgtcacctggatcaacatcttCGCCAACATTCATAAGACCAACCTGTGTGACCTCATCACAAGCGCCATCTGTATCTCTGTATTAG TGGCAGGGAAAGAGATCCAGGAGCGCTACAAGGATCGTCTAAAGATCCCTTTGCCAACTGAGCTGGTAGTTGTGGCTGGAGCCACACTGGCCAGCCATTTTGGGGAGCTGAACAGCAATTACAGCTCCAGTGTTTCCGGTCACATACCCACAGGATTCATTCCTCCCCAGATGCCCAGTTTTAGTCTGATGCCACAGTTGGCACTGGATGCCATTCCTCTGGCTGTCATTAG TTTTGCCTTCACGGTGTCACTGTCTGAGATGTTTGCCAAGAAAAATGGATACACAGTTCGCCCCAACCAGGAGATGCTGGCCATTGGTTTTTGTAACATCATCCCCTCCTTTTTCCACTGTTTCACCACCAGTGCCGCACTGGCAAAAACCATGGTGAAGGACTCAACAGGCTGCCAGACACAG GTATCGAGTCTGATCAGTGCCCTAGTCGTACTTctcgtcctcctcttcttcgCACCTTACTTCTATGCTCTCCAGAAGTGTGTTCTTGCATGTATCATAATTGTAAGTCTTCGGGGGGCACTGAGGAAGTTCAAGGATGTCCCTGCTAAATGGCGTGCCAGCCGAAATGATGCCATCGTTTGGCTGGTCACAATGTCAGCCACAGCTCTGATCAGTGTGGAAATGGGCCTCCTTGTGGGAGTAGTGTTTTCCATGATCTGCATCATCTTTAAGACCCAGAACCCTAAG GTCTCTCTCCTGGGCCGGGCCAATGACAGCAATCTTTATGAGGATGTGGAAGAGTACAAGAACCTCATGTTGCCACCTCGGGTTCACATTTTCCGCTTCCAGGCTCCTCTTTACTATGCCAACAAAGACTCATTCCTCAGATCACTTTACAAAGCTGTCGGAGTTGAACCTTTCTTGGAACTGACTAAGAGGAGAAAGGCAGAGAAGAAGGCCAAAGAGATGTCCTTGAAGCAGGCCAAGGCAAATGGGGATAAAAACAATGGAGAGGTTGTTGTTGGACTCATCCAAAGAGAACTGGATTTCCACACAATAGTTTTAGACTGCTCTGCCATGCCATTCATAGACTCGACCGGCATGGCCACATTCAAAGGCCTGGTCAAGGAATATAAAGAGATTGGGGTGAACGTGCTCCTTGCAAACTGTAATACCTCAGTCATTGATACCCTGCAGAAGGGACAATGCTTTGGGAAGAATGATGAAGACATGAGCAGCCTACTGTTTCATACAGTTCATGCTGCGGTTCTTCATGCAAACAGTacatctgcagcagcagagagcaggtCAGAAGACTCTGTAGTGTAG
- the LOC121959656 gene encoding progestin and adipoQ receptor family member 3-like, translating to MLLKMPQKLLKTAHYIELGSYQHWPVLIPQRIRLYTYEQIPLFLKENPYITDGYRAHLPSKLCLRSIFILSNETVNIWSHLLGFLLFFSLGVNDLSSVLPASGANREDYVIYAIGLFCFQVCMLCSVGYHMFSCHRSEKTCRRWLSLDYAGISVGILGCYVPGIFYAFYCNAFWRQVYLLTVLSLILAVFCAQVHPHYLSNDWRRIRMAIFCCVAGISVVPACHWVWLNGGFTTDVVKLFLPRVIVMYLIAGSAFLFYVTKIPERYFPGQLNYLGASHQVWHILVVVMFYWWHQTAVHIMHFRHSQSCPTRTGSS from the exons ATGCTGCTGAAGATGCCCCAGAAGCTGCTGAAGACTGCCCACTACATAGAGCTGGGCAGCTACCAGCACTGGCCAGTCCTGATACCCCAGAGGATAAGGCTGTACACCTATGAACAAATCCCCCTCTTTCTCAAAGAAAACCCCTATATCACAGATGGTTACAGGGCCCACCTGCCCTCCAAACTCTGTCTAAGGAG TATTTTTATCCTGTCTAATGAGACTGTGAATATCTGGAGCCACCTATTGGGTTTCCTGCTCTTCTTTTCTCTTGGGGTCAATGACCTCTCCTCAGTACTGCCGGCCTCTGGAGCAAACAGAGAGGACTACGTCATCTACGCTATAGGACTGTTCTGCTTCCag GTGTGCATGTTGTGCTCCGTGGGGTATCACATGTTCTCGTGCCACCGATCAGAGAAGACTTGCCGTCGCTGGCTGTCGTTGGACTACGCAGGCATCTCTGTTGGCATCCTGGGCTGTTACGTACCTGGGATCTTCTACGCTTTCTACTGTAATGCT TTTTGGAGACAGGTCTACCTGCTGACAGTGCTGTCTCTGATTCTGGCAGTCTTCTGTGCTCAAGTCCACCCTCATTACCTCAGCAATGACTGGCGACGGATACGGATGGCGATCTTCTGCTGCGTGGCAGGCATCAGCGTGGTTCCTGCGTGCCACTGGGTCTGGCTCAATGGAGGCTTCACCACTGATGTTGTAAAG CTCTTCCTGCCTCGTGTGATTGTGATGTACTTGATAGCTGGATCAGCCTTCCTGTTCTATGTCACCAAGATCCCTGAGCGCTATTTCCCTG GCCAGCTGAACTACCTGGGTGCCAGCCACCAGGTGTGGCACATACTGGTGGTGGTGATGTTTTACTGGTGGCATCAGACAGCTGTACACATCATGCACTTCAGGCACAGCCAGTCCTGCCCGACCCGCACCGGCAGCAGCTAA